GATGAAGCACTCGAGCAGTTAAATGAACGAATTCAAAAGAGTTTTTCTTTCATAGAAGAACAAGAAGAAATCGTGAAAAAACAGGAAGAATTCAATCGTCATATAAAAGAACAACAGATTGAGCTTCAAGCCTTATTAAAGAATCGTGATTTTTCTATAAAAGAAAAACAGGAAAAGCTAAAAGAAGTTGGTTTGGAAAAATCAATTTCTACTGTAATCACGGAAACAAATGCGATGATTAAACAATTAGCTGAAAAAGAAAATGAGCTGTATCAAGGATGGCAAAAAGAATCTAATATGCTTCATCAATTGCAAAGTGAGCTTGCAGCACATGAAAGATCATATGAGCAAGCAAAACACCAAGTTCAAGAATCAGAACAAAAATGGTCCCAAGTAAAAGAAAATACTTCGTTTAAAACCATTGAAGAAACACTAGCATCCCTACTAGGTGCAGAAAAAAGGCAACAACTAAAGGCTGAAATTGAAGCTTTCTTGGATAAAATGAAGCAGCTTAACACAGACTTAAATCGAATTGAAGAAAAACTGGGGAATCAGCAGATTTCTCAAGAAGAATGGAATACTATTCAACAAATCAAAGTAGAGATGAAGCAGCAGGTTGAGGATGCTGTTGCCAGCAAGGGGGCGGCTACAAATGGCCTGCAGGTGCTTTTAGAGAAGCACGAGCGCTTCGTAGTCATAGAAAACCAACAAAAAGAACTTGATGATTTGTTGGGAAAACTAGAAAAACTTCAATCTGTTTTTAAAGGAAACAGCTTTGTTGAATATGTTGCAGAGGAGCAGCTGCAGCAAGTAAGTCGTGATGCATCTGAAAGACTTTCAATGTTAACGCGTGGTCGCTATGCGATTGAAGTTGATTCACAAGGTGGATTTATTATGAGAGATGATGCAAACGGTGGAGTAAGAAGACCTGTTTCCACATTATCAGGAGGGGAAACGTTCTTAACCTCACTTGCACTTGCCTTATCGCTATCAACACAAATTCAACTTCGTGGTGAATACCCGCTTCAATTTTTCTTCTTAGATGAAGGGTTCGGAACGTTAGACATTGAGCTGCTCGATACAGTCATAACGGCTCTAGAAAAATTGCAATCACAAAATTTATCAGTTGGAGTTATTAGCCACGTGCAAGAGCTAAGAGCAAGACTGCCACGGAAACTAATTGTAGAGCCTGCTGAACCATCTGGTAAAGGAACGTCTGTTTATTTAGAATCGCTTTAATAGTTTGGGTGTGGAGTGTTGAATATGTCTCGTTTAACTAATGAACACATAAGAAATCACATTTCACAGAGCCAATATGATAACAAAGGGATGTCGCGATGGGAAAGAAAAAAGAAATTGGGACATGTGAATTGTGTGAAAGAGAAGAAGTTGAAACAACCATTCATCATCTTACACCTAAGGAAATGGGTGGAACCTTCTTGCCTACTGCCAAGCTTTGTATAGCATGTCACAAGCAAATTCATGCTTTATATACAAATGAAGAATTAGCAGCTAGGCTTTCAACCATTGAGGACTTAAAACAG
This genomic stretch from Metabacillus sp. B2-18 harbors:
- a CDS encoding HNH endonuclease, translated to MGKKKEIGTCELCEREEVETTIHHLTPKEMGGTFLPTAKLCIACHKQIHALYTNEELAARLSTIEDLKQDDKIKSFIKWIRKQPSSKLVPTRKSNERKQKGR